One uncultured Hyphomonas sp. genomic region harbors:
- the mutL gene encoding DNA mismatch repair endonuclease MutL produces MADSVRPRPQIRKLPPDVVNRIAAGEVVERPAAAVKELAENALDAGASRIAIAIEAGGLKRITIEDDGCGMSADDLLLALDRHATSKLTPGNDGRVDLLNIHTMGFRGEALPSIASVSRMTITSRAAGEEAAEVFIEAGRIEGPRPAAFTGRGETGTRIEVRDLFHATPARLKFMKGERSESMAVTDVVKRLAMANPHVSFSLENNGRNVLRYAAEAEGEAGRLARLGAIMGRDFRDNAVPIEAEREGVTLTGFAGLPTLNRGNAQMQFLFVNGRPVKDRMLNGVIRAAYQDFLARDRHPLAALFVELDPEYVDVNVHPAKTEVRFRDAGNVRGLMIGALRHSLADAGHRASTTVAGYALGKVRTEGAPTGALFASRPAYNPASISPVRAPSSFEPAPPPGGWAESAAPYAPETHERDVAPSARVEPEAPVTEDFPLGVARAQLHETYVIAQTRDGIVIVDQHAAHERLVYEDMKRQMAAGGVKRQALLIPDVVELTEDEAARVVERADELAELGLEIEPFGAGAICVRATPALFGEMDAAGLIRDLADDFAEYDAGLALKERFEEVMGNMACRGSVRSGRRLNGEEMNALLRQMEATPHSGQCNHGRPTYVELKLADIEKLFGRR; encoded by the coding sequence ATGGCTGATTCCGTGCGTCCCCGTCCCCAGATCCGCAAACTGCCGCCCGATGTCGTCAACCGGATCGCGGCCGGCGAGGTCGTCGAACGCCCGGCGGCGGCGGTGAAGGAGCTGGCCGAGAATGCACTGGATGCCGGCGCCAGCCGGATCGCTATCGCCATCGAGGCAGGCGGCCTGAAGCGGATCACGATCGAGGATGATGGCTGCGGCATGAGCGCGGACGATCTGCTGCTTGCGCTCGACCGGCACGCCACTTCGAAGCTGACGCCCGGCAATGATGGCCGGGTGGACCTGCTCAACATCCACACGATGGGCTTTCGCGGTGAGGCGCTGCCCTCCATCGCTTCGGTCAGCCGCATGACGATCACCTCGCGCGCGGCGGGTGAAGAGGCGGCGGAAGTCTTCATCGAAGCCGGCCGAATCGAAGGGCCCCGGCCCGCGGCCTTTACCGGGCGCGGCGAAACCGGCACGCGGATCGAAGTACGCGACCTTTTTCACGCGACGCCTGCGCGCCTCAAATTCATGAAGGGCGAACGCTCTGAAAGCATGGCGGTGACCGATGTCGTCAAACGTCTCGCCATGGCCAATCCGCATGTGTCCTTCAGCCTGGAGAACAATGGCCGTAACGTGTTGCGCTATGCGGCGGAGGCCGAGGGCGAAGCCGGCCGCCTGGCACGACTCGGCGCCATCATGGGACGGGACTTCCGCGACAATGCCGTGCCGATCGAGGCGGAACGCGAAGGCGTGACGCTGACGGGATTTGCCGGGCTGCCGACGCTGAACCGTGGCAATGCGCAGATGCAGTTCCTGTTCGTCAATGGGCGCCCCGTGAAAGACCGGATGCTGAACGGCGTGATCCGCGCGGCCTATCAGGATTTCCTGGCGCGCGACCGCCATCCGCTGGCCGCGCTGTTTGTGGAACTGGACCCGGAATATGTCGATGTGAACGTGCATCCGGCGAAGACGGAAGTCCGCTTCCGGGATGCCGGGAATGTGCGTGGCCTGATGATCGGGGCATTGCGGCATTCTCTGGCCGATGCCGGGCACCGGGCGTCTACGACGGTGGCAGGCTATGCGCTGGGCAAGGTGCGCACGGAAGGTGCGCCGACCGGGGCGCTGTTCGCGTCGCGGCCCGCCTACAACCCCGCCAGCATTTCGCCCGTGCGGGCGCCGTCCAGCTTTGAGCCAGCCCCTCCGCCCGGCGGATGGGCCGAGTCCGCCGCGCCTTATGCGCCGGAGACCCATGAGCGCGATGTGGCACCAAGTGCCCGCGTGGAACCGGAAGCACCGGTCACGGAAGACTTCCCGCTCGGCGTCGCCCGCGCCCAGTTGCACGAAACCTATGTCATCGCCCAGACGCGCGACGGAATCGTCATCGTCGACCAGCACGCCGCGCATGAGCGCCTGGTCTATGAAGATATGAAGCGCCAGATGGCGGCGGGCGGCGTGAAGCGCCAGGCGCTGCTCATCCCGGATGTGGTGGAGCTCACCGAGGACGAAGCCGCCCGTGTGGTGGAGCGCGCCGATGAACTGGCCGAGCTTGGTCTGGAAATTGAACCTTTCGGCGCAGGCGCAATCTGCGTGCGCGCCACCCCCGCCCTGTTCGGGGAGATGGATGCCGCGGGCCTGATCCGTGACCTTGCCGACGATTTCGCGGAATATGATGCGGGCCTCGCCCTGAAGGAGCGGTTCGAGGAGGTCATGGGTAACATGGCCTGCCGCGGCTCTGTCCGCTCCGGCCGCCGCCTCAATGGCGAGGAGATGAACGCGCTGCTGCGCCAGATGGAGGCGACGCCCCATTCCGGCCAGTGCAATCACGGCCGCCCGACCTATGTCGAGCTGAAGCTTGCCGACATCGAAAAACTGTTCGGGCGCCGCTGA
- a CDS encoding cytochrome c family protein, translating into MRLSLVSASLIVLAGMTAACGGSGDSSAPAAPAAETPAATPAPEAAPEAAPEAETPAPEATAEPTSAPADEASASEGSPEFASLPAPYNTADYARGRRTFKLCQSCHTTAEGAGALVGPNLYGIFGREAGTSEGFAYSPALQEADFIWTPDKVDHWLENPQTFLKGNRMTFAGVRRPDDRTAVIAYLMTETGYTGE; encoded by the coding sequence ATGCGACTTTCTCTCGTTTCCGCTTCTCTAATCGTTCTTGCCGGCATGACCGCAGCCTGCGGCGGCTCCGGCGACAGTTCCGCACCTGCAGCGCCCGCTGCCGAAACACCGGCCGCGACGCCGGCACCGGAAGCCGCCCCTGAGGCCGCTCCCGAAGCCGAAACCCCGGCCCCTGAAGCAACGGCTGAGCCCACCTCCGCCCCGGCTGACGAAGCGTCCGCCAGCGAAGGCTCGCCGGAGTTCGCAAGCCTTCCGGCGCCCTACAACACGGCAGACTATGCGCGCGGCCGCCGCACGTTCAAACTCTGCCAGTCCTGCCACACGACCGCTGAAGGCGCTGGCGCCCTCGTCGGCCCGAACCTTTACGGCATCTTCGGCCGCGAGGCCGGCACGTCCGAAGGGTTCGCGTATTCTCCGGCCCTTCAGGAAGCCGACTTCATCTGGACACCTGACAAGGTCGACCACTGGCTGGAAAATCCGCAGACCTTCCTGAAAGGCAACCGGATGACCTTTGCCGGCGTCCGCCGTCCTGACGACCGGACTGCCGTCATCGCCTATCTGATGACCGAAACCGGCTACACCGGCGAATAA
- a CDS encoding VOC family protein, whose amino-acid sequence MTLEQATIRIARPTDNLAALLPFYRDGLGFSVLYEFKGHDSFDGVMLGHPGAPYHLEFTVAHGHVAGRAPTEDNLLVFYLPERNRFEAAYRRLRAAGFHPVPAFNAYWDDKGVTFEDPDGYRIVLQNASWDL is encoded by the coding sequence ATGACCCTCGAACAGGCGACAATCCGGATTGCGCGGCCCACGGACAATCTGGCTGCCCTCCTGCCATTCTACCGCGATGGCTTGGGGTTCAGCGTACTTTATGAATTCAAGGGGCATGACAGTTTCGACGGTGTCATGCTGGGCCACCCCGGGGCGCCGTACCATCTGGAGTTCACCGTCGCGCATGGGCATGTCGCGGGCCGGGCCCCGACCGAAGACAATCTGCTTGTCTTTTACCTGCCGGAACGGAACCGTTTCGAAGCGGCCTACCGCCGCCTGAGGGCAGCCGGGTTCCATCCCGTGCCTGCCTTCAATGCCTATTGGGACGACAAGGGCGTGACCTTTGAAGACCCCGATGGTTACCGCATCGTCCTGCAGAACGCCTCCTGGGATCTCTAG
- a CDS encoding MarR family transcriptional regulator yields MMIAELQETAELSLGESFLKSLSLLEQAHRRLHDVVKDDLERGGERSLTGVQALLLYEIGEGEAPASVLRARGAFAGTSLSYNVKKLQEGGYLIQTRSEDDKRTVTLRLTERGLKVRARVAKLFEKQANALEPTASVRPDDLSQLNKTITRLERFWSDQIRFRL; encoded by the coding sequence ATGATGATTGCTGAATTGCAGGAAACTGCAGAACTGAGCCTGGGCGAGTCTTTCCTGAAGTCTCTCTCTCTTCTTGAACAAGCGCACCGTCGTCTTCACGATGTTGTTAAAGACGATCTGGAACGTGGCGGCGAACGCTCGCTGACAGGTGTGCAGGCGCTGCTGCTTTACGAAATTGGCGAAGGCGAAGCTCCGGCTTCCGTTCTGCGTGCCCGTGGCGCTTTTGCCGGCACCAGCCTGTCCTACAACGTCAAGAAGCTGCAGGAAGGCGGTTATCTGATCCAGACCCGTTCCGAAGATGACAAGCGCACCGTGACGCTGCGCCTGACCGAGCGAGGCCTGAAAGTCCGCGCCCGTGTCGCGAAACTCTTCGAGAAGCAGGCCAACGCCCTTGAGCCGACGGCTAGCGTGCGTCCGGACGACCTGTCGCAACTGAACAAGACCATCACGCGCCTTGAGCGCTTCTGGTCTGACCAGATCCGTTTCCGCCTCTAA
- a CDS encoding DUF805 domain-containing protein yields the protein MRGQVLKPDGTDGPGLILGDDGVRYNYTQGQVRGDSALARGQKVDFIGLGDEARDIYALGPAPQAEAPPPEPRPEPPPVTAVPPAPSQPPYPQAQPRTAPPAYGSKPLAVPGDGVWTYFIRSITKNYFRFTGRARRQEYWGYTLFNVLAYVAAFFLDIVLSVILYGGDDFVPLFLALWFLYQIVPSIAVTVRRLHDQDLSGWLYLITWVPYIGWLVIFVFMLIDSRPEPNVHGPSPKYDPSADAFV from the coding sequence ATGCGCGGGCAGGTCCTGAAACCGGATGGCACAGACGGGCCGGGGCTGATCCTCGGCGACGACGGTGTTCGCTATAACTACACGCAAGGCCAGGTTCGCGGCGACAGTGCACTCGCGCGCGGCCAGAAGGTGGACTTTATCGGCCTTGGCGATGAGGCGCGCGACATCTATGCGCTGGGGCCTGCACCACAGGCTGAAGCGCCCCCGCCTGAGCCTCGGCCTGAGCCTCCTCCCGTAACGGCGGTACCTCCTGCACCCAGCCAGCCGCCATATCCCCAGGCACAGCCCCGGACCGCGCCGCCAGCCTACGGCAGCAAGCCGCTGGCCGTGCCGGGCGATGGCGTGTGGACCTATTTCATCCGCAGTATCACGAAGAACTATTTCCGCTTTACCGGGCGGGCCCGACGACAGGAATACTGGGGTTACACGCTTTTCAACGTGCTGGCCTATGTCGCGGCCTTCTTCCTGGACATTGTCCTGAGTGTCATTCTCTATGGCGGCGATGACTTCGTGCCGCTGTTTCTGGCACTCTGGTTCCTCTACCAGATCGTCCCGTCGATTGCGGTGACGGTGCGGCGGCTGCACGACCAGGACTTGTCCGGCTGGCTCTATCTGATCACCTGGGTGCCCTATATCGGATGGCTAGTGATCTTCGTCTTTATGCTGATCGACTCCCGGCCTGAGCCCAATGTGCACGGCCCCAGCCCGAAATACGATCCGTCCGCCGACGCCTTTGTCTGA
- a CDS encoding enoyl-CoA hydratase/isomerase family protein has protein sequence MTEDVSIRIEGGVGHITLTRPSALHALNTPMCAAILGALQDWSGDEAVNLVVIDHQEGTRGFCAGGDIRMLAESGAGDASEARAFFATEYRMNVALDEFPKPVLAVMDGVTMGGGVGLSVHGSYRIATERTLFAMPETGIGLFPDVGGGWFLPRLAGELGTWLALTGDRLRGVDVAAARVATHFLPSELVPNLMKQIAAADFSVGAAEMLNEILRSLTHSIPAGSFEANRAVIDTCFAFDTAEEIVAALEADGSEWAQAQVKTLRAKSPETIKVALRQLREGGRLTSFRENMKMEYRIGWRKVQSHDFQEGVRAVIIDKDNAPSWSPATIEDVPAEMVDKYFEPLGEDELTF, from the coding sequence ATGACTGAAGACGTTTCCATCCGCATCGAGGGCGGCGTTGGCCATATCACGCTGACCCGGCCGTCTGCGCTCCACGCGCTGAACACGCCCATGTGCGCCGCCATCCTGGGCGCGCTGCAGGACTGGTCCGGCGACGAGGCGGTGAACCTTGTGGTGATCGACCACCAGGAAGGCACGCGCGGTTTCTGCGCCGGCGGCGACATTCGCATGCTGGCCGAGAGCGGGGCAGGCGATGCCAGCGAAGCCCGGGCCTTCTTCGCCACCGAATACCGGATGAACGTCGCGCTGGACGAGTTTCCCAAGCCCGTCCTCGCGGTCATGGACGGCGTGACCATGGGCGGCGGCGTCGGCCTGTCGGTGCACGGATCCTACCGGATTGCCACGGAGCGCACGCTGTTTGCCATGCCGGAGACCGGCATCGGCCTGTTTCCGGATGTCGGCGGGGGCTGGTTCCTGCCGCGCCTTGCCGGGGAACTCGGCACTTGGCTGGCGCTCACCGGCGACCGGCTGAGAGGCGTGGACGTGGCGGCCGCTCGCGTGGCGACGCATTTCCTGCCGTCGGAACTCGTGCCGAACCTGATGAAGCAGATTGCGGCGGCAGATTTCTCCGTCGGCGCAGCGGAAATGCTGAATGAGATCCTGCGCTCCCTGACACATTCCATTCCCGCCGGTAGCTTCGAGGCGAACCGCGCGGTGATCGACACATGCTTCGCCTTCGATACGGCCGAAGAGATCGTCGCTGCCCTGGAAGCCGACGGCAGCGAGTGGGCGCAGGCCCAGGTGAAGACGCTGCGCGCCAAATCGCCGGAGACGATCAAGGTGGCCTTGCGCCAGCTACGCGAAGGCGGACGCCTGACCAGCTTCCGCGAGAACATGAAGATGGAATACCGTATCGGCTGGCGGAAGGTGCAGAGCCACGACTTCCAGGAAGGCGTGCGGGCCGTCATCATCGACAAGGACAATGCGCCGTCATGGTCCCCGGCAACAATCGAAGACGTGCCGGCGGAGATGGTCGACAAGTATTTTGAGCCTCTGGGCGAAGACGAACTGACTTTCTGA
- a CDS encoding PilZ domain-containing protein yields MYAFEVEALDRREVRCQVEAAGRLRIGWRKWVTCEIRDISCGGARIAVAEGVDLPEQFVLTSCLFEGERICLRRWEFGSETGVEFL; encoded by the coding sequence ATGTATGCGTTTGAGGTGGAAGCCCTCGATCGCAGGGAGGTCCGTTGCCAGGTTGAGGCAGCCGGGCGTCTCCGCATCGGGTGGCGTAAATGGGTGACTTGCGAGATCCGCGATATCTCGTGCGGCGGTGCGCGCATCGCTGTGGCCGAAGGTGTGGACCTTCCGGAACAGTTCGTGCTGACCAGCTGCCTGTTTGAGGGCGAACGCATCTGCCTGCGCCGCTGGGAGTTTGGCAGCGAGACCGGCGTCGAGTTTCTCTGA
- a CDS encoding TauD/TfdA family dioxygenase gives MQIEALPGVGAEITGIDLKNLSEAEFDAIRQAYADHGVIFFRGQDLSEDDHIAFAERWAPINVNRFFAAHPDYPQIAMVAKEKDQKDNIGGGWHTDHSYDEEPAMGSILVARELPESGGDTMFASMYRAYETLDDATKQEIEGLRAVHSAKHIFGSGSATYYNTTDAGGNRIGNATAADVLADVTHPVVITHPLSGKKALYVNPAFTVKIVGKSDEASKELLSRLYAHAMKQENAYRFQWQPGSVAFWDNRSTWHWAFNDYHGQRRIMHRITLEGCALN, from the coding sequence ATGCAGATCGAAGCCTTGCCCGGCGTGGGTGCGGAAATCACGGGAATTGACCTGAAGAATTTGTCGGAGGCCGAGTTCGACGCGATCCGGCAAGCCTATGCCGATCACGGCGTCATCTTCTTCCGGGGCCAGGACCTGAGCGAAGACGACCATATTGCCTTCGCCGAACGCTGGGCGCCGATCAATGTGAACCGTTTCTTTGCTGCCCATCCGGACTATCCTCAGATCGCCATGGTCGCGAAGGAGAAAGATCAGAAGGACAATATCGGCGGCGGTTGGCACACGGACCATTCCTATGACGAGGAACCGGCCATGGGCTCGATCCTCGTTGCGCGGGAGCTACCGGAAAGCGGCGGCGATACGATGTTTGCCTCGATGTACCGCGCCTACGAAACGCTGGACGATGCCACGAAACAAGAGATCGAAGGCCTGCGCGCGGTTCACTCCGCCAAGCATATCTTCGGCTCCGGCAGCGCGACTTACTACAACACGACCGATGCAGGCGGGAACCGGATCGGCAATGCGACGGCCGCCGATGTGCTGGCCGATGTGACGCATCCCGTGGTCATCACCCATCCGCTCAGCGGCAAGAAGGCGCTTTATGTGAACCCGGCCTTTACGGTGAAGATCGTCGGCAAGAGTGATGAGGCCTCAAAAGAGCTGCTCTCGCGTCTCTACGCCCACGCCATGAAGCAGGAGAATGCCTATCGTTTCCAGTGGCAGCCGGGCTCGGTCGCCTTCTGGGACAATCGCTCCACCTGGCATTGGGCGTTCAACGATTATCACGGGCAACGGCGCATCATGCACCGGATCACGCTGGAAGGCTGTGCGCTGAATTGA
- a CDS encoding acyl-CoA dehydrogenase family protein, which yields MQYYAPQSELETHTVSNQPKAFGDVDLFASDKALKGAVEKAGGGVHAAKLSEFGKRCGAFETQDWSRQAQENLPKLKSFDRFGHRLDEVEFHPAYHNLMSLGLDSGLSASAWNAGEAGHVLHGAMMILMNQADAGVTCPMSMTYACVPALRADPEIAGKWVPRVQAASYDPRFIPADQKTGVTIGMAMTEKQGGSDVRANTTRAVPDGQGAYILTGHKWFCSAPMSDAFLTLAYTEEGLTCFLVPRWKPDGTRNGIHVMRLKDKMGDKSNASSEIEYHGAWAERLGEAGRGVRTIIDMVQHTRYDCILGSTGGIRAALVQALWHTSQRRAFQKALIDQPAMRAVLADLVIESEAATAIALRVGASLDRAATDEQEAAFMRLATPLAKYWVCKRQPGFVYESLECHGGAGYVEEGPMPRLYRQSPLNAIWEGSGNVIALDVLRALSREPDSLEAVHAELKKPLGRHHAYDAHVGRLAEYLTPGNLHEGTARGFARDAALALQGVALHEMAPDFVFEAFCAQRLSSDRNGLLYGDVSPDVDQTRLIERAIPAV from the coding sequence ATGCAATACTACGCACCCCAGTCAGAACTTGAGACGCACACCGTTTCCAACCAGCCGAAAGCTTTCGGCGATGTGGACCTGTTCGCCTCCGACAAGGCGCTGAAAGGTGCGGTGGAGAAGGCGGGCGGCGGCGTCCACGCGGCGAAGCTGTCGGAATTCGGCAAGCGCTGCGGCGCGTTCGAGACGCAGGACTGGTCGCGGCAGGCGCAGGAGAATTTGCCGAAGCTGAAAAGCTTTGACCGGTTCGGTCACCGGCTGGACGAGGTAGAATTCCACCCGGCCTATCACAATCTCATGTCGCTCGGCCTCGACAGCGGGCTGTCGGCCTCGGCATGGAATGCGGGTGAGGCGGGCCATGTGCTGCACGGCGCGATGATGATCCTGATGAACCAGGCCGATGCGGGCGTGACCTGCCCCATGTCGATGACCTATGCCTGCGTGCCCGCTTTGCGGGCCGACCCGGAGATTGCCGGCAAATGGGTGCCGCGCGTGCAGGCCGCGTCCTATGACCCGCGTTTCATTCCAGCAGACCAGAAGACCGGCGTCACCATAGGCATGGCGATGACGGAGAAACAGGGCGGCAGCGATGTGCGTGCCAACACGACTCGCGCTGTGCCGGATGGGCAGGGCGCGTATATTCTCACCGGGCACAAATGGTTCTGCTCCGCCCCGATGTCTGACGCTTTCCTTACCCTTGCGTATACGGAGGAAGGGCTCACCTGTTTCCTCGTGCCGCGCTGGAAGCCGGACGGTACGCGCAACGGCATCCACGTCATGCGCCTGAAGGACAAGATGGGTGACAAGTCCAATGCCTCGTCGGAGATTGAATACCATGGCGCTTGGGCCGAGCGTCTGGGCGAGGCGGGCCGGGGGGTGCGGACAATCATCGATATGGTGCAGCATACCCGATATGACTGCATCCTCGGCTCAACCGGCGGCATCCGCGCCGCACTGGTGCAGGCGTTGTGGCACACGTCCCAGCGCCGGGCCTTCCAGAAGGCCCTGATCGATCAGCCAGCCATGCGCGCCGTGCTGGCAGACCTCGTGATCGAAAGCGAGGCGGCCACCGCCATCGCCCTGCGCGTCGGCGCCAGCCTCGATCGGGCGGCGACGGACGAACAGGAGGCCGCCTTCATGCGCCTTGCCACGCCGCTTGCGAAATACTGGGTCTGCAAGCGCCAGCCGGGCTTTGTCTATGAATCACTCGAATGCCATGGCGGGGCAGGCTATGTAGAGGAAGGCCCGATGCCGCGGCTTTATCGTCAGTCGCCGCTGAACGCGATCTGGGAGGGCTCCGGCAATGTCATCGCGCTGGACGTGCTGCGCGCCCTCTCGCGGGAGCCGGACAGTCTGGAAGCTGTACATGCGGAACTGAAAAAGCCGCTCGGCCGGCACCATGCTTATGACGCGCATGTCGGCCGTCTCGCCGAATACCTCACGCCTGGAAACCTGCATGAAGGCACCGCCCGCGGCTTTGCCCGCGATGCTGCACTGGCGCTGCAGGGCGTTGCCCTTCACGAAATGGCACCGGACTTTGTGTTCGAGGCCTTTTGCGCCCAGCGCCTCAGCAGCGACCGCAATGGCCTCCTCTATGGCGATGTCTCGCCGGATGTCGACCAGACCCGCCTGATCGAACGGGCCATACCGGCGGTATGA
- a CDS encoding zinc-dependent metalloprotease yields the protein MRGLAAFLFSVLALVWAGAAAAEDPKTWGEATSGLTRADGFLPYYADAKGGRILAAFPKPDEDGVSLRAIQATGLTAGLGSNPIGLDRGLFDGGSLIAFRRVGKKLIAEQENWSYVANADNPLEKKAVRQSFASSFLWSGDVIAESPRGELLVDISGYLTRDALDVKAALKNNPKGGSFSLAEDRSMPDASAALAFPDNVEFDAFLTLTSEEPKAEVLATAADGRAITLVQHVSLVRLPDDGYTPRAFDIRSGTIDVPYYDFSAPLEGQVRKSYARRFRLEKQDPTAASSPAKEPLVFYVDSGAPPEIRDALIEGASWWADAFAAAGFPDSYRVEVLPEGAHPLDIRYNVIQWVHRQTRGWSYGGGVYDPRTGEMLKANVILGSQRVRQDRMIFEGLAGASKTGTGDADDPVQVALSRIRQLAAHEVGHTLGFAHNFAASTNDRASVMDYPAPWVKVSENGQLDFSEAYDVGIGEWDKVAATWLYAQYPEGADEDAEGDKLLRAAYGSGLRFVDDPEARGTGTAHPYGSVWDNGEDAIAELYNTLRVRKIALDRFGLDVIEPGADTSRLRQTLVPVYLYHRYQVAAAAKSVGGYEFYYSRRGDGGGMAHAVAPQRQRAALAALLVTLEPTSLDLPDGVLNQLTPPLAAFSYNTGGAEYFPGDTGPMFDLLTAADTASQTTIDALLHPARAARLVETSRRDPGALSFEEMLAGLEREVFTPAPTPRQAEIRRRQQARFVSSLITLASDPAASPGVTMRADAFLKGMTQRLKPTRRTDPVDAAAREDLQRKIAAHLDRPAPAATPGVTEVDVPPGSPIGAGAGEEGWFDDLAFAQ from the coding sequence ATGCGCGGGTTGGCGGCTTTCCTGTTTTCGGTTCTGGCACTGGTCTGGGCGGGGGCGGCTGCGGCGGAGGATCCGAAGACGTGGGGCGAGGCGACCAGCGGTCTGACGCGCGCTGATGGCTTCCTGCCTTATTATGCCGATGCGAAGGGCGGTCGCATTCTCGCGGCCTTCCCGAAACCGGATGAAGACGGCGTCTCGCTGCGTGCCATCCAGGCGACCGGGCTGACCGCCGGGCTCGGCTCCAATCCCATCGGGCTGGACCGGGGCCTGTTCGATGGCGGCTCGCTGATCGCGTTCCGCCGCGTCGGCAAGAAGCTGATCGCCGAGCAGGAAAACTGGAGCTATGTCGCCAACGCCGACAATCCGCTTGAGAAGAAGGCCGTGCGCCAGTCTTTCGCCAGTTCCTTCCTCTGGTCTGGAGACGTCATTGCAGAAAGCCCGCGCGGAGAGCTTCTGGTAGATATTTCCGGCTATCTCACGCGTGATGCGCTGGATGTGAAAGCCGCGCTCAAGAACAATCCGAAGGGCGGCAGCTTCTCTCTCGCGGAAGACCGGTCCATGCCGGATGCCTCCGCCGCACTCGCCTTTCCCGACAATGTCGAGTTCGATGCCTTTCTCACGCTGACCAGTGAGGAGCCGAAAGCCGAAGTTCTGGCGACCGCCGCCGATGGCCGCGCGATCACGCTGGTCCAGCATGTGTCGCTGGTGCGCCTGCCGGACGATGGCTACACCCCGCGTGCCTTCGATATACGCAGCGGCACGATTGATGTGCCTTATTATGACTTCTCCGCGCCGCTGGAAGGCCAGGTGCGCAAGTCCTACGCCCGCCGGTTCCGGCTGGAGAAGCAGGACCCCACCGCCGCCTCCAGCCCGGCCAAGGAGCCGCTTGTCTTCTATGTCGATTCCGGCGCGCCGCCTGAAATCCGCGATGCGCTGATCGAAGGCGCATCCTGGTGGGCTGATGCGTTTGCGGCAGCAGGCTTCCCGGATTCCTATCGCGTGGAAGTCCTGCCCGAAGGCGCCCATCCGCTCGACATCCGCTACAATGTGATCCAGTGGGTGCACCGCCAGACGCGCGGCTGGTCCTATGGTGGCGGCGTTTACGATCCGCGCACGGGTGAAATGCTGAAAGCCAACGTTATCCTCGGTAGCCAGCGCGTGCGGCAGGACCGGATGATCTTCGAAGGCCTTGCCGGCGCATCGAAGACGGGCACGGGCGACGCAGACGATCCGGTACAGGTGGCCCTGTCCCGTATCCGCCAACTCGCCGCGCATGAAGTCGGCCACACGCTGGGCTTCGCGCACAATTTCGCCGCCTCCACGAATGACCGCGCTTCGGTGATGGATTATCCGGCGCCTTGGGTGAAGGTCAGCGAGAACGGACAGCTCGATTTTTCCGAGGCCTATGACGTCGGTATCGGGGAGTGGGACAAGGTCGCCGCAACCTGGCTCTACGCCCAATATCCGGAAGGCGCCGATGAAGATGCGGAAGGCGACAAGCTGCTGCGCGCCGCCTATGGCAGCGGGCTGCGCTTCGTGGATGATCCCGAAGCGCGCGGCACAGGCACGGCCCATCCCTATGGCAGCGTCTGGGACAATGGCGAGGATGCTATTGCCGAACTCTACAACACATTGCGTGTACGGAAGATCGCGCTCGACCGCTTCGGTCTCGACGTGATCGAGCCGGGCGCGGACACGTCACGCCTGCGCCAGACACTGGTGCCGGTCTATCTCTATCATCGCTATCAGGTGGCCGCGGCGGCGAAATCTGTCGGCGGGTATGAGTTCTACTACTCCCGCCGGGGCGATGGCGGCGGCATGGCGCATGCCGTTGCGCCGCAGCGCCAGCGGGCGGCTCTTGCGGCGCTGCTCGTCACGCTGGAGCCGACGTCTCTGGACCTGCCGGATGGCGTGCTCAACCAGCTGACCCCGCCGCTCGCGGCCTTCTCCTACAATACGGGCGGGGCGGAATATTTCCCCGGTGACACCGGCCCGATGTTCGATCTGCTCACCGCCGCCGATACGGCCTCGCAGACAACCATTGATGCGCTGCTGCACCCGGCCCGCGCCGCACGGCTTGTGGAAACGAGCCGGCGTGACCCGGGCGCGCTGTCATTCGAGGAAATGCTGGCCGGTCTGGAGCGGGAAGTCTTTACGCCCGCGCCGACGCCGCGTCAGGCCGAGATCCGCCGCCGCCAGCAGGCGCGCTTTGTCTCCTCGCTGATCACGCTCGCGAGTGACCCGGCTGCGTCACCGGGCGTCACGATGCGGGCCGATGCCTTCCTGAAAGGAATGACCCAGCGCCTGAAGCCGACCCGGCGGACAGATCCGGTCGATGCCGCCGCCCGCGAAGACCTGCAGCGCAAGATCGCGGCGCATCTGGACCGTCCGGCCCCCGCCGCCACGCCCGGCGTGACCGAAGTCGATGTTCCACCCGGCAGCCCAATTGGGGCCGGGGCAGGCGAAGAAGGCTGGTTCGACGATCTGGCGTTCGCGCAATAG